A genomic window from Providencia alcalifaciens includes:
- the rpsK gene encoding 30S ribosomal protein S11, which translates to MAKAPVRARKRVRKQVSDGVAHIHASFNNTIVTITDRQGNALGWATAGGSGFRGSRKSTPFAAQVAAERCAEAVKEYGIKNLEVMVKGPGPGRESTIRALNAAGFRITNITDVTPIPHNGCRPPKKRRV; encoded by the coding sequence ATGGCAAAGGCACCAGTTCGTGCACGTAAGCGTGTAAGAAAACAAGTCTCAGACGGTGTGGCTCATATCCATGCTTCTTTCAACAACACAATCGTTACCATTACTGACCGTCAGGGTAACGCATTAGGTTGGGCAACTGCCGGTGGTTCCGGTTTCCGTGGTTCTCGCAAATCCACTCCGTTCGCAGCTCAAGTTGCGGCAGAGCGTTGCGCAGAAGCTGTGAAAGAATACGGAATCAAAAACCTGGAAGTTATGGTTAAGGGACCGGGTCCGGGTCGCGAATCAACAATTCGTGCTCTGAACGCCGCTGGTTTCCGCATCACTAATATTACTGATGTGACTCCTATCCCTCATAACGGTTGTCGCCCACCGAAAAAACGTCGCGTTTAA
- the rpsM gene encoding 30S ribosomal protein S13, protein MARIAGINIPDHKHTVIALTSIFGIGKTRSQAICEATGIAENVKISELSEEQIDKLRDEVAKYVVEGDLRREITLSIKRLMDLGCYRGLRHRRGLPVRGQRTKTNARTRKGPRKPIKK, encoded by the coding sequence GTGGCCCGTATAGCAGGCATTAACATTCCTGATCATAAACATACCGTAATCGCTTTAACATCGATTTTCGGCATCGGCAAAACTCGTTCACAGGCTATCTGTGAAGCAACTGGTATTGCTGAAAATGTTAAGATCAGTGAGCTGTCTGAAGAACAAATCGACAAGCTGCGTGACGAAGTTGCTAAATACGTTGTAGAAGGTGACTTACGCCGTGAAATTACCCTGAGCATCAAGCGTCTAATGGACCTTGGATGTTACCGTGGTTTACGTCATCGTCGTGGTCTTCCTGTGCGCGGACAGCGTACTAAGACTAACGCTCGTACCCGCAAGGGTCCGCGTAAGCCGATCAAGAAATAA
- the rpmJ gene encoding 50S ribosomal protein L36, with product MKVRASVKKLCRNCKIIRRNGSVRVICSVEPRHKQRQG from the coding sequence ATGAAAGTTCGTGCTTCCGTCAAGAAATTATGCCGTAACTGCAAAATTATCCGTCGCAATGGTAGCGTTCGAGTGATTTGCAGTGTTGAGCCAAGACATAAACAACGTCAAGGCTAA
- the secY gene encoding preprotein translocase subunit SecY, which produces MAKQPGLDFQSAKGGAGELKRRLLFVIGALIVFRIGSFIPIPGIDATVLAKLLEQQQGTIIEMFNMFSGGALSRASIFALGIMPYISASIIVQLLSVVNPRLAEIKKEGEAGRRKISQYTRWGTLVLAIFQSIGIAMGLPNMPGMQGLVLDPGLPFYFTAVVSLVTGTMFLMWLGEQITERGIGNGISIIIFAGIVAGLPPAIGHTIEQARQGDLHFLLLLLVAVLVFAVTFFVVFMERGQRRIVVNYAKRQQGRRVYAAQSTHLPLKVNMAGVIPAIFASSIILFPGTIASWFGDGTGWDWLTTVSMYLQPGQPLYVLLYASAIIFFCFFYTALVFNPRETADNLKKSGAFVPGIRPGEQTAKYIDKVMTRLTLIGALYITFICLIPEFMRDAMKVPFYFGGTSLLIVVVVIMDFMAQVQTLMMSSQYESALKKANLKGK; this is translated from the coding sequence ATGGCTAAACAACCAGGATTAGATTTCCAAAGTGCCAAAGGTGGAGCTGGCGAACTAAAACGCAGACTTTTGTTTGTTATTGGGGCGCTAATTGTTTTCCGAATTGGTTCTTTTATTCCAATCCCTGGTATTGATGCCACTGTGCTTGCCAAATTGCTCGAACAGCAACAAGGCACCATCATTGAAATGTTTAACATGTTCTCTGGTGGTGCTCTTAGCCGTGCTTCTATCTTTGCTCTGGGTATCATGCCGTATATTTCGGCATCGATTATTGTCCAGTTATTATCTGTGGTTAATCCACGATTAGCAGAGATCAAGAAGGAAGGAGAAGCAGGTCGTCGGAAGATAAGCCAATATACTCGCTGGGGTACTCTGGTATTAGCAATATTCCAATCTATTGGTATTGCAATGGGTCTACCGAATATGCCAGGGATGCAGGGATTAGTTCTTGATCCAGGCCTCCCATTCTACTTCACGGCAGTTGTTAGCTTAGTCACAGGAACCATGTTCCTTATGTGGTTAGGTGAGCAGATAACTGAAAGAGGTATCGGTAACGGTATTTCAATTATTATCTTCGCTGGTATTGTTGCGGGTCTCCCGCCGGCTATTGGCCATACCATCGAGCAAGCTCGGCAAGGCGATCTGCACTTCCTCCTGTTGCTGTTGGTTGCAGTATTAGTATTCGCGGTAACTTTCTTTGTAGTGTTTATGGAACGTGGTCAACGTCGTATCGTCGTGAACTACGCTAAACGCCAACAAGGACGCCGTGTCTACGCTGCACAAAGTACACATTTACCGTTAAAAGTGAATATGGCGGGTGTAATTCCTGCAATTTTTGCTTCCAGTATCATACTATTCCCGGGTACAATAGCGTCTTGGTTTGGTGATGGAACTGGCTGGGACTGGCTGACTACAGTATCTATGTACTTACAGCCTGGACAACCGTTATATGTGTTGCTTTATGCCTCTGCGATCATCTTCTTCTGTTTCTTCTATACTGCGTTGGTTTTCAACCCAAGAGAAACGGCAGATAACCTGAAGAAGTCCGGTGCATTTGTACCAGGAATTCGTCCGGGAGAGCAAACGGCCAAGTACATCGATAAGGTAATGACACGATTAACATTAATCGGTGCTCTTTATATTACCTTTATCTGCCTAATCCCGGAGTTCATGCGTGACGCAATGAAAGTACCTTTTTACTTTGGTGGTACTTCCCTCTTAATCGTGGTTGTCGTTATCATGGACTTTATGGCTCAAGTGCAAACTCTGATGATGTCAAGTCAGTATGAGTCTGCATTGAAGAAAGCAAATCTAAAAGGTAAATAA
- the rplO gene encoding 50S ribosomal protein L15 yields the protein MRLNTLSPAEGAKHAPKRVGRGIGSGLGKTGGRGHKGQKSRSGGGVRRGFEGGQMPLYRRLPKFGFTSRKAMITAEIRLSDFASVEGDVIDLNALKAANVIDIQIEYAKVILSGEVNRAVTVRGLRVTKGARAAIEAAGGKIEE from the coding sequence ATGCGTTTAAATACTCTGTCTCCGGCTGAAGGTGCCAAGCACGCGCCTAAACGCGTAGGTCGTGGTATCGGTTCTGGTCTGGGTAAAACCGGCGGCCGTGGTCACAAAGGTCAGAAATCTCGTTCTGGCGGTGGCGTACGTCGTGGTTTCGAAGGTGGCCAGATGCCTTTATACCGTCGTTTACCGAAATTCGGTTTTACTTCACGTAAAGCAATGATCACTGCGGAAATCCGTCTGTCTGATTTTGCTTCTGTTGAAGGCGATGTTATTGATCTGAACGCACTGAAAGCCGCGAACGTTATTGACATCCAGATTGAATACGCAAAAGTTATTCTGTCTGGCGAAGTGAATCGTGCAGTTACTGTACGTGGCCTTCGTGTTACTAAAGGTGCTCGCGCTGCAATCGAAGCTGCCGGCGGTAAAATTGAGGAATAA
- the rpmD gene encoding 50S ribosomal protein L30, with translation MAKTIKITQVRSSIGRLPKHKATLVGLGLRRIGHTVEREDTPAVRGMINLVSYMVKVEE, from the coding sequence ATGGCTAAGACTATTAAAATTACACAAGTTCGCAGTTCAATCGGTCGTCTGCCGAAACACAAGGCAACACTGGTCGGTTTAGGTCTGCGTCGCATTGGTCATACAGTAGAGCGCGAGGATACTCCTGCTGTTCGTGGTATGATCAACTTGGTTTCCTACATGGTTAAAGTTGAGGAGTAA
- the rpsE gene encoding 30S ribosomal protein S5 encodes MSHIEKQAGELQEKLIAVNRVAKTVKGGRIFSFTALTVVGDGNGRVGFGYGKAREVPAAIQKAMEKARRSMKTVALNNGTLFHPVKGTHTGSRVFMQPAHEGTGIIAGGAMRAVLEVAGVRNVLAKTYGSTNPINVVRATLDALDSMKSPEMVAAKRGKSVEEILG; translated from the coding sequence ATGTCTCACATCGAAAAACAAGCTGGCGAACTGCAGGAAAAGCTGATCGCGGTAAACCGCGTAGCTAAAACCGTTAAAGGTGGCCGTATTTTCAGTTTTACCGCACTGACTGTAGTTGGTGATGGTAACGGTCGCGTTGGTTTTGGTTACGGCAAAGCGCGCGAAGTTCCGGCAGCAATCCAGAAAGCGATGGAAAAAGCCCGTCGCAGTATGAAAACCGTTGCTCTAAACAACGGCACATTATTCCACCCAGTGAAAGGTACACACACCGGTTCTCGCGTGTTTATGCAACCTGCTCACGAAGGTACCGGTATTATTGCCGGTGGTGCAATGCGTGCTGTTTTAGAGGTAGCTGGAGTTCGCAACGTACTGGCTAAAACCTATGGTTCCACTAACCCAATCAACGTGGTTCGTGCAACACTGGATGCTTTAGACAGCATGAAGTCTCCAGAAATGGTCGCAGCTAAGCGTGGAAAATCCGTCGAAGAAATTCTGGGGTAA